A window of Sphingobacterium sp. SRCM116780 contains these coding sequences:
- a CDS encoding MIP family channel protein, with amino-acid sequence MEIKTSTKFVAELIGTFGLVLFGCGAAAVAGATTLGGLSGLGLLGISLAFGLSVVVFAYAIGGISGCHINPAVTIGVLVAGKISAKDAAVYIVAQFIGALLGAFVLQQILGGQLAGFTAGEWAYGSNGWGKGYQNEYGVTAAFLTEAVLTFLFLFVILATTSKVGNGTMAGLAIGLTLVLIHLVAIPITGTSVNPARSFGPAILAGGQALSQLWLFIVAPIVGAVVAAVVWRVLEPKQD; translated from the coding sequence ATGGAAATAAAAACTTCTACAAAATTCGTTGCCGAACTAATTGGGACATTTGGTTTGGTATTATTTGGTTGTGGAGCGGCTGCAGTAGCCGGGGCAACTACTTTAGGCGGTCTTTCAGGATTAGGTTTGTTAGGTATCTCACTTGCATTTGGTCTCTCAGTTGTTGTTTTTGCTTATGCAATTGGAGGAATTAGCGGTTGTCATATTAATCCTGCAGTGACTATTGGTGTATTAGTTGCAGGAAAAATTTCTGCGAAAGATGCTGCTGTTTATATCGTTGCACAATTTATAGGCGCATTACTAGGTGCTTTTGTTTTGCAACAAATTTTAGGAGGACAATTAGCCGGCTTTACTGCTGGTGAGTGGGCATATGGTTCGAATGGATGGGGTAAAGGGTATCAGAATGAATATGGTGTTACAGCAGCTTTTTTAACAGAAGCAGTTTTGACATTTCTTTTCTTATTTGTGATCCTAGCGACTACTTCTAAAGTTGGTAATGGTACTATGGCAGGATTAGCGATAGGTCTTACCTTAGTATTGATTCACTTAGTTGCCATTCCTATCACTGGAACATCTGTCAATCCAGCACGTAGTTTTGGTCCAGCTATATTAGCAGGAGGACAAGCACTTTCTCAATTGTGGTTGTTTATTGTAGCACCTATTGTAGGAGCAGTAGTAGCGGCAGTTGTTTGGCGTGTTTTAGAACCAAAACAAGATTAA
- a CDS encoding DNA polymerase III subunit gamma/tau gives MENFIVSARKYRPITFESVVGQQHITGTLKNAIHNNQLAQAFLFCGPRGVGKTTCARILAKTINCEHISAQSEACGECDSCKSFQNGNSFSIHELDAASNNSVDDIRSLIDQVRIPPQVGKYKIYIIDEVHMLSQQAFNAFLKTLEEPPTYAIFILATTEKHKILPTILSRCQIFDFNRIRVEDMATHLSHIANNENIQYDQDGLHIIAQKADGGLRDALSMFDQIVSFSNKKVTYQAVIDNLNILDYDYFFKLTQAILEENPAQALLILNDILNNGFDGSHFISGLASHLRNLLVAKESTTLKLLEVSERIRAQYLEQAQKASTGLLLSALNISNQCEINYKTSKNQRLQVELALLKMCHLSSAIKLSQLGSIQIPNTAEALKKKHSSIAQSDATAIPAVIPSIPVLKNPTEENNHANLHTTPLKEQSKIAEPANLPPKVKKGGWGAVKSSIPALPDLNAIFDSKSEEADDDGPSLIRGAEEETVSFEQFLQVWNILAAKIKKENKINLYTLMTAVTPKLDGNQIKVDVENMVQMDVLNTAKIDLLNYLRPTLRNFSLDLTGIVMEHDVLRKPYTSQEKYQAMVQKNPLLETLRKDLNLGLS, from the coding sequence ATGGAAAATTTTATTGTTTCTGCCCGTAAATATCGTCCGATCACCTTTGAATCGGTTGTTGGTCAGCAACACATCACGGGTACCCTAAAAAATGCGATTCACAACAATCAGTTGGCACAAGCATTTTTATTCTGTGGACCAAGAGGTGTTGGTAAAACAACTTGTGCTCGTATCTTGGCAAAAACAATAAATTGTGAACATATTTCTGCTCAAAGTGAGGCTTGTGGTGAATGTGATAGCTGCAAATCTTTTCAGAATGGCAATTCATTTAGTATCCACGAATTAGATGCCGCATCTAATAATTCAGTCGATGATATTCGTAGTCTTATCGATCAAGTTCGAATCCCCCCTCAAGTTGGTAAGTATAAAATCTATATTATAGATGAGGTGCATATGCTTTCTCAACAAGCTTTCAATGCTTTTCTGAAAACATTAGAAGAACCACCCACCTATGCGATCTTTATTTTGGCAACTACGGAGAAACATAAAATTTTACCAACGATTTTATCGCGTTGTCAGATATTTGATTTTAATCGTATTCGGGTAGAAGATATGGCCACTCATTTGAGTCATATTGCGAATAATGAAAATATCCAATATGACCAAGATGGGCTTCATATCATTGCTCAAAAAGCTGATGGTGGATTGCGAGACGCACTCTCGATGTTTGACCAAATCGTTAGTTTTTCAAACAAAAAAGTAACTTATCAAGCGGTTATTGACAATTTGAATATTTTAGATTATGACTATTTTTTCAAATTGACACAAGCTATCTTGGAAGAAAATCCAGCGCAAGCTTTATTGATTCTGAATGATATTTTGAATAATGGATTTGATGGTAGTCATTTTATTTCTGGATTGGCATCACATCTAAGAAACTTATTAGTAGCGAAGGAATCTACTACTTTAAAATTATTGGAAGTAAGTGAACGTATTCGTGCTCAGTATCTGGAGCAAGCTCAAAAGGCTTCAACAGGATTATTATTATCTGCCTTGAATATCTCAAATCAATGCGAGATCAATTATAAAACAAGTAAAAACCAACGACTTCAAGTAGAATTGGCATTATTAAAAATGTGCCATTTGTCTAGTGCCATTAAGTTGAGCCAGCTAGGTTCTATTCAGATTCCAAATACCGCGGAGGCATTAAAAAAAAAACACTCTAGTATAGCACAAAGTGATGCGACAGCGATTCCTGCTGTTATCCCTTCTATACCAGTTCTGAAGAATCCTACTGAAGAAAATAATCACGCCAATCTACATACAACTCCTTTAAAAGAACAATCTAAAATAGCTGAACCAGCAAACTTGCCTCCAAAAGTAAAAAAAGGAGGGTGGGGTGCAGTAAAAAGTTCCATACCAGCATTGCCTGATCTGAACGCTATCTTCGATTCTAAATCGGAAGAAGCTGATGATGATGGACCTAGTTTAATTAGAGGAGCAGAAGAAGAAACGGTATCTTTTGAACAGTTTCTTCAAGTTTGGAACATCTTAGCCGCTAAGATTAAGAAAGAAAATAAAATCAATTTATATACCTTGATGACTGCCGTCACGCCAAAATTAGATGGCAATCAAATAAAAGTCGATGTCGAGAATATGGTTCAAATGGATGTATTAAATACGGCAAAAATTGATTTGTTGAACTATCTACGTCCAACATTACGCAATTTTTCCTTAGATTTAACGGGTATTGTGATGGAACACGATGTCCTGCGTAAACCTTATACATCACAAGAAAAATATCAAGCTATGGTTCAAAAGAATCCACTTTTGGAAACACTTCGAAAAGATTTAAATTTAGGACTGAGCTAA
- the rlmB gene encoding 23S rRNA (guanosine(2251)-2'-O)-methyltransferase RlmB: MQNFQRHDRSPDRRETNQMVFGIRAVIEAIDSGKEIESLFVQRGLGGSLFLELKALLKEHEIGFQQVPIEKLNRITRKNHQGVIAIISPITYQKIEDIVPEIYEKGEVPLFLILDGVTDVRNLGAIARTAECSGVHAIIVPKKGSAEINPDAIKTSAGALYKIPVCRHESLSKVAKFLIESGIQLVVSTEKTKDSIYDVDYTVPTCIIMGAEDVGVSDDLIRIADHLAKIPMFGEIGSLNVSVSAAVVLYEAIRQRIK, translated from the coding sequence ATGCAAAATTTTCAAAGACACGATCGATCACCTGATAGAAGAGAAACTAATCAAATGGTTTTCGGTATTCGTGCCGTTATAGAAGCAATAGATAGTGGTAAAGAAATAGAATCATTATTTGTGCAAAGAGGTTTAGGAGGAAGTTTATTTTTAGAATTGAAAGCACTTTTAAAAGAACATGAAATTGGGTTTCAACAAGTACCTATTGAAAAGTTAAATCGTATCACACGAAAAAATCACCAAGGTGTTATTGCCATTATTTCTCCTATTACTTACCAAAAAATTGAAGATATTGTTCCTGAAATATATGAAAAAGGGGAGGTACCCTTATTCTTAATATTGGATGGTGTTACCGATGTTCGTAATCTTGGTGCGATAGCACGTACTGCAGAATGTTCAGGTGTTCATGCGATTATTGTTCCTAAAAAAGGTTCCGCAGAGATCAATCCAGACGCAATTAAAACATCAGCAGGAGCCTTATATAAAATTCCTGTTTGTCGTCATGAGAGCTTGTCTAAAGTTGCTAAATTTCTAATTGAATCGGGCATTCAATTGGTTGTAAGTACAGAAAAGACAAAAGATAGTATTTATGATGTGGATTATACAGTCCCGACTTGTATTATTATGGGAGCTGAAGATGTGGGTGTTTCTGACGATTTAATTCGTATTGCGGATCATTTAGCAAAAATTCCCATGTTTGGAGAAATTGGTTCTTTAAACGTCTCCGTTTCCGCTGCTGTCGTTTTATATGAAGCGATACGCCAACGTATCAAATAG